From a single Armatimonadota bacterium genomic region:
- the ychF gene encoding redox-regulated ATPase YchF — MLQAGIVGLPNVGKSTLFNAVVANAQAQAANFPFCTIEPNVGMVSVPDARLEVLAKISGSENILPARVEFVDIAGLVKGASKGEGLGNQFLANIREVDAIVHVVRCFVNDDITHVHGSVDPLRDIDVINLELVLADLAQVEKRIERARKDAKTNKDAKPEVEALEKILPLLEDGKPARQAQLDEEQASAIRHLGLLSLKPVIYAANVNEEDIATGNSLTQLVEQFAKAEGNDMIVISAQIEAELIELPEEDRGEFLESLGITESGLQNLIRHTYDLLGLQTYFTTGPKETRAWTITKGMKAPQAAAVIHTDFEKGFIRAETVAYADLVENGSMANAKAKGKVRSEGKEYVVQEGDVLHFLFNV; from the coding sequence ATGCTCCAAGCCGGAATCGTCGGGCTCCCCAACGTCGGGAAGTCAACCCTCTTTAACGCCGTGGTCGCCAACGCCCAGGCACAAGCGGCCAACTTCCCCTTTTGCACGATTGAGCCAAATGTGGGAATGGTCAGCGTCCCCGATGCCCGATTAGAAGTCCTCGCCAAGATTTCAGGTTCCGAAAACATTCTGCCTGCACGGGTGGAATTCGTCGATATCGCTGGGCTGGTCAAAGGTGCATCCAAGGGCGAGGGACTCGGCAACCAGTTCCTGGCCAACATCCGCGAAGTCGACGCCATCGTCCATGTCGTCCGGTGCTTTGTCAACGATGACATTACCCACGTCCACGGATCCGTCGATCCTCTGCGGGACATCGACGTCATCAACTTGGAACTCGTCCTCGCCGATTTGGCCCAGGTCGAAAAGCGCATTGAGCGCGCCCGCAAAGATGCCAAAACCAACAAAGACGCCAAACCCGAAGTCGAGGCCCTCGAAAAAATTCTGCCCCTGCTGGAAGATGGCAAACCCGCCCGCCAAGCCCAACTCGATGAGGAGCAAGCCTCAGCCATCCGGCACTTGGGACTGCTCAGCCTCAAACCCGTCATCTATGCCGCCAATGTGAACGAAGAGGACATCGCCACCGGGAACAGCCTCACCCAATTGGTTGAACAATTCGCCAAAGCAGAAGGGAACGACATGATCGTCATCTCGGCACAAATCGAAGCCGAACTCATCGAATTGCCCGAAGAAGACCGAGGCGAATTCTTGGAAAGCCTCGGGATCACGGAATCTGGACTCCAGAACCTCATCCGCCACACCTATGACCTCCTGGGGCTGCAAACGTACTTCACAACCGGGCCCAAAGAAACCCGGGCGTGGACCATCACTAAAGGCATGAAGGCCCCCCAAGCCGCCGCCGTCATCCACACGGATTTTGAAAAGGGGTTCATCCGGGCCGAAACGGTCGCCTATGCCGATTTGGTTGAAAATGGCTCGATGGCCAACGCTAAAGCCAAAGGAAAGGTGAGATCCGAAGGAAAGGAGTACGTCGTCCAAGAAGGCGACGTCCTCCACTTCCTGTTCAACGTTTGA
- a CDS encoding PEP-CTERM sorting domain-containing protein (PEP-CTERM proteins occur, often in large numbers, in the proteomes of bacteria that also encode an exosortase, a predicted intramembrane cysteine proteinase. The presence of a PEP-CTERM domain at a protein's C-terminus predicts cleavage within the sorting domain, followed by covalent anchoring to some some component of the (usually Gram-negative) cell surface. Many PEP-CTERM proteins exhibit an unusual sequence composition that includes large numbers of potential glycosylation sites. Expression of one such protein has been shown restore the ability of a bacterium to form floc, a type of biofilm.), which translates to MKRALSLIFAVLPFAAFGQVVWTDNFDSMSLGSLNGQGGWSESGSATNIVGTVGIVSPFSGTRMATQQPTTGSAAGIHLPTGWSGRTVGNDILSMSGAIYVTAGTQNLGSAIIQVLGLGGSGATRMGFAGIANNSFVYGSGSNLFTGPAATMNTWHLMRLDVDTVNFSTKMYADNVLIGSDTYDPTAVLNNWGFQSTALFGPVSNPVFFDSMQVAAVPEPVSMVGLAVAGLALIRRRSVKR; encoded by the coding sequence ATGAAACGAGCACTTTCACTGATTTTCGCCGTGTTGCCGTTTGCCGCGTTTGGCCAAGTGGTGTGGACAGACAACTTTGATTCCATGAGCCTGGGAAGCCTAAACGGGCAAGGCGGTTGGTCCGAAAGCGGTTCTGCAACCAACATTGTTGGGACGGTGGGCATTGTCTCGCCGTTTTCGGGCACGAGGATGGCCACCCAGCAGCCAACAACCGGAAGCGCGGCAGGGATCCACTTGCCGACGGGTTGGTCGGGCCGCACGGTAGGGAATGACATTCTGAGCATGTCTGGAGCGATTTATGTCACGGCCGGAACCCAAAACCTCGGTTCGGCAATCATCCAGGTTCTCGGACTTGGAGGCTCGGGGGCAACCCGCATGGGTTTTGCCGGGATTGCCAACAACAGTTTCGTTTATGGATCTGGGAGCAATCTTTTCACTGGCCCGGCCGCAACAATGAACACTTGGCACCTGATGCGACTGGATGTGGACACGGTCAACTTTTCAACCAAAATGTACGCGGACAACGTCCTGATCGGATCTGACACCTATGACCCGACGGCCGTTCTGAACAACTGGGGGTTCCAGAGCACGGCGCTGTTCGGCCCGGTTTCGAATCCGGTATTTTTTGACTCGATGCAAGTGGCAGCCGTGCCAGAACCGGTTTCAATGGTCGGCCTGGCGGTTGCCGGGTTGGCGTTGATCCGCCGCCGATCGGTCAAACGTTGA
- a CDS encoding thioredoxin family protein, whose amino-acid sequence MKRVALVASLLVLAAASFAAESADTIMAKAKQQAAKENKNILVKFSASWCGWCHRMDDWMHDTEAGKLVAKQYVVVVLIVDEDDKHKADENPGADDLRHRMGGDQVGIPFFGMLDKTGKVLATSNPNKEKPGNIGFPVEDSEIEHFLKMVADTSKLTKAQIEQVRASLKESAKKIKGGGL is encoded by the coding sequence ATGAAAAGAGTTGCCCTCGTCGCGTCATTGCTCGTGCTTGCCGCCGCTTCGTTCGCCGCCGAATCCGCGGACACTATCATGGCCAAGGCCAAACAGCAGGCCGCCAAAGAGAACAAAAACATCCTCGTCAAATTCAGCGCGAGCTGGTGTGGGTGGTGCCACCGCATGGATGACTGGATGCACGACACCGAGGCGGGAAAGCTCGTCGCCAAACAGTACGTTGTGGTCGTCCTGATAGTGGACGAAGATGACAAACACAAAGCTGACGAAAACCCCGGAGCCGACGACCTGAGGCATCGGATGGGGGGCGACCAAGTCGGGATCCCGTTCTTTGGGATGCTCGATAAGACCGGGAAAGTTTTGGCGACCAGTAACCCCAACAAAGAAAAGCCCGGCAATATCGGGTTCCCGGTGGAAGATAGCGAAATCGAACACTTCCTCAAAATGGTTGCCGACACCTCCAAGCTCACCAAAGCCCAGATCGAACAGGTTCGCGCTTCTCTGAAAGAAAGCGCCAAGAAAATAAAAGGAGGCGGGCTCTAA
- a CDS encoding redoxin domain-containing protein, translating into MPKSPMAKLSETVAVGKPAPDFAIKDEKGQEWHLSDYKGKTILLDFWAFW; encoded by the coding sequence ATGCCCAAGTCGCCGATGGCAAAACTTTCGGAGACGGTGGCCGTAGGCAAACCAGCCCCCGATTTTGCCATTAAGGACGAAAAGGGTCAGGAGTGGCACCTTTCCGACTACAAAGGCAAAACCATCCTGTTGGACTTCTGGGCGTTTTGGTGA
- a CDS encoding TlpA family protein disulfide reductase — protein sequence MKIPLMLAATALTFSGCSPSLPAKAAAPAPPAQSKPGQLSGTVKVGSPAPDFELPDESGVMWKLSDYRGKTVLLDFWGFWCPYCVQELPDLRKINDSLKGRDFVLLGINTDAADAGQIKKQLAKSPVDWRQGLIPDKAPMHADYQVSEFPTKVLIDKKGTVVYIGNTITKEAIEPYL from the coding sequence GTGAAGATTCCTCTCATGCTGGCCGCCACGGCGCTGACCTTTTCCGGATGCTCTCCGTCCCTCCCGGCCAAAGCCGCGGCCCCAGCCCCGCCCGCACAAAGCAAACCGGGCCAACTGTCCGGGACGGTCAAGGTCGGTTCGCCGGCCCCGGATTTTGAACTTCCCGACGAATCTGGGGTCATGTGGAAGCTGAGCGACTATCGCGGCAAGACCGTCTTGCTGGATTTTTGGGGATTCTGGTGTCCTTACTGCGTTCAAGAGTTGCCCGACCTGCGGAAGATTAACGACTCGCTGAAAGGGCGGGACTTCGTTCTTCTTGGGATCAACACCGATGCAGCCGATGCAGGCCAGATCAAGAAGCAATTGGCAAAGAGCCCGGTGGATTGGCGGCAGGGCCTGATCCCGGATAAGGCCCCGATGCATGCGGATTACCAGGTGAGCGAATTCCCGACCAAGGTTCTGATTGACAAAAAGGGGACGGTTGTGTACATCGGCAACACGATCACCAAAGAGGCCATCGAACCGTATTTGTAA
- a CDS encoding ribonuclease J: MSLFKIIPLGGTGEIGKNCTVVESADDIVVVDCGISFPHEEHYGVDIVIPDFTYLLENREKVRGIVLTHAHEDHVGALSYLLTELNVPLYCSPLTEALVGMKLEERARNIEPKFVRMTPGEKFILGGFEIEPVRVTHSIPETSAIAFHTSEGVILFTADFKFDKAPVDKLLSDESRLKELGEEGVLLLLCDTTNVDRPGWSNSESEVGPSLKEIFSAAESRVFVTQFSSNIHRMQQICDSAKAAGRKVSIAGRRMEQTFNLCRRLGYLNVAREDTVPIEDSTKLPNDQVVIIVTGSQGEPNAALSQMSRREYNRVKVRKGDTIVYSARPIPGNEGGIWRVVNNLIRQGAKVITDYPTPVHTSGHASQDEIKQMYELTKPFYFAPVHGEPRHQRKMADLLVEWGHAPHRIYTLENGQTLNIGPESAWVEEGAPFGEVFIDQNSHVPVSESVLRHRHTLAHDGVFVITVVVDRQHGELATRPRADVRGLNAEAGAVEDVMDDLSSILAKLSPSELTVPDYLSAQILEASGKLIWRSTRQRPLVIPIVELI, translated from the coding sequence ATGTCCCTTTTCAAAATCATCCCCCTGGGCGGCACCGGCGAAATAGGCAAGAACTGCACCGTCGTTGAATCGGCCGACGATATCGTCGTGGTCGACTGTGGCATCTCCTTCCCCCACGAAGAACATTACGGCGTCGACATCGTCATCCCCGATTTCACTTACCTGCTGGAAAACCGCGAGAAAGTCCGGGGCATTGTTCTCACCCATGCCCACGAAGACCATGTCGGGGCCCTCAGCTATCTGCTCACCGAACTCAACGTCCCGCTTTACTGTTCACCCCTCACCGAAGCGCTGGTCGGCATGAAACTGGAAGAACGGGCCCGCAACATCGAGCCCAAGTTCGTCCGGATGACCCCAGGGGAAAAGTTCATACTTGGTGGCTTTGAAATCGAGCCCGTCCGCGTCACGCACTCGATCCCCGAAACGAGCGCTATCGCCTTCCACACATCAGAAGGGGTCATCCTGTTCACCGCCGATTTCAAATTCGACAAAGCACCCGTCGACAAACTCCTTTCCGATGAATCCCGGCTCAAAGAACTCGGGGAGGAAGGCGTCCTCCTGCTCTTGTGCGACACCACCAACGTGGACCGCCCCGGGTGGAGCAACTCAGAATCCGAAGTCGGACCGTCGCTCAAAGAAATTTTCTCCGCCGCCGAAAGCCGGGTTTTTGTCACCCAATTCAGCTCCAACATCCACCGGATGCAGCAAATCTGCGATTCGGCCAAAGCCGCCGGCCGCAAAGTGAGCATCGCCGGGAGGCGGATGGAGCAGACCTTCAACTTGTGTCGGCGTCTGGGCTACCTCAATGTGGCCCGCGAGGACACCGTCCCCATCGAGGATTCCACCAAACTCCCCAACGACCAGGTCGTCATCATCGTCACCGGCTCGCAAGGGGAGCCCAATGCCGCCCTCAGCCAGATGTCCCGCCGGGAATACAACCGGGTCAAAGTCCGCAAAGGCGATACCATCGTCTATTCCGCCCGGCCGATCCCGGGCAACGAAGGCGGAATCTGGAGGGTTGTCAACAACCTGATCCGGCAAGGGGCAAAGGTCATCACCGACTACCCCACCCCCGTCCACACCAGCGGCCACGCCAGCCAGGACGAAATCAAACAGATGTACGAACTGACCAAGCCGTTCTACTTTGCCCCCGTCCACGGCGAACCCAGGCACCAACGAAAAATGGCTGACCTTTTGGTGGAGTGGGGACATGCGCCGCACCGGATCTACACTCTGGAAAACGGTCAGACCCTTAACATCGGGCCGGAAAGCGCCTGGGTTGAAGAAGGTGCGCCCTTTGGTGAGGTTTTCATCGACCAGAATTCGCACGTCCCAGTCTCGGAATCCGTGCTTCGGCACCGTCACACTTTGGCGCACGATGGGGTGTTCGTCATCACAGTCGTCGTCGACCGGCAGCATGGCGAACTGGCGACCCGCCCCCGGGCGGATGTCCGCGGGCTCAATGCCGAAGCTGGTGCCGTCGAAGACGTGATGGACGACCTGAGCAGCATCTTGGCCAAACTCTCGCCTTCCGAGCTGACCGTTCCGGACTATTTGTCGGCGCAGATCCTCGAAGCCTCAGGAAAGCTCATTTGGCGATCCACCCGGCAACGGCCCCTCGTCATCCCGATTGTCGAGCTGATTTAG
- the uvrA gene encoding excinuclease ABC subunit UvrA yields the protein MSEKIVVRGARENNLKDITVEIPRDKLVVITGLSGSGKSSLAFDTIYAEGQRRYVESLSAYARQFLGQMDKPDVDSVEGLSPAISIDQKSTSRNPRSTVGTVTEIYDYLRILYARIGIPYSPATGKPIERSSPEMVVDATMALGDGAKIQVLAPVVRGRKGVYQKELEDIGKAGFVRVRVDGEMYEVTDDIPMDRYKQHTIEVVIDRLVVKEGIERRLADSVETALKMGKGLVTVSHESSGEWVDVLFSEFYSCPESGFTMPELEPRMFSFNSPYGACPECTGLGTKTEFDADLCIPDRSKPVRDGAIVPFVYKSGEVKEWWPQVLDGVGRAMGFDAEGPVSALTEEQLDAVLHGLGKPITVQMQYAKTTREFNTKWDGVLNVLKKKYEQTESEWVKADLAQYMRTRPCPACGGKRLKPESLCVKLAMRDISEITDMSVGDAFQFFEGLWEKLNERQRTIGERAVKEIRERLGFLNDVGLSYLNLSRSANTLAGGEAQRIRLATQIGSGLMGCLYVLDEPSIGLHQRDNAKLIETLVRLRDLGNTVIVVEHDEDTMRAADWLIDIGPAAGEHGGKIVNEGPYEDFVKRDSPTSRYLTGADRIEVPKQRRKPRSANPLGKQGKK from the coding sequence ATGAGCGAGAAAATCGTTGTCCGCGGCGCGCGTGAAAACAACCTCAAAGATATCACGGTGGAAATCCCCCGGGACAAGCTGGTGGTCATCACGGGGTTGAGCGGCAGCGGCAAGAGCAGCCTGGCCTTTGACACGATCTATGCGGAAGGGCAGCGGCGGTATGTCGAAAGCCTGAGCGCCTACGCCCGCCAATTTTTGGGCCAGATGGACAAACCGGACGTGGATAGCGTGGAGGGTTTGAGCCCGGCCATCTCCATCGATCAGAAGAGCACGAGCCGGAACCCTCGCTCGACGGTGGGCACCGTGACGGAGATCTATGACTACCTCCGGATCCTTTATGCCCGGATCGGGATCCCCTATTCGCCGGCTACGGGGAAACCCATTGAGCGGTCGAGCCCGGAAATGGTTGTGGATGCCACGATGGCATTGGGCGACGGCGCGAAAATCCAGGTTTTGGCCCCGGTGGTGCGCGGCCGCAAAGGGGTCTACCAAAAGGAATTGGAGGACATCGGCAAGGCCGGGTTTGTCCGGGTACGGGTGGATGGCGAGATGTACGAAGTCACCGACGACATCCCGATGGACCGATACAAGCAGCACACGATCGAGGTTGTGATTGACCGGTTGGTGGTCAAGGAAGGGATTGAGAGGCGGTTGGCGGATTCGGTTGAGACCGCGCTAAAAATGGGAAAAGGGCTCGTCACGGTTAGCCATGAATCGTCTGGCGAATGGGTGGATGTGCTGTTTAGCGAATTCTATTCGTGCCCGGAAAGCGGGTTCACGATGCCGGAACTGGAGCCCCGGATGTTCTCGTTCAACTCGCCCTATGGGGCTTGTCCGGAATGCACCGGCTTGGGGACCAAAACCGAGTTCGATGCGGACTTGTGCATTCCGGATCGGTCGAAGCCGGTCCGAGACGGGGCAATTGTGCCGTTTGTCTACAAATCGGGCGAAGTCAAAGAGTGGTGGCCGCAGGTTTTAGATGGGGTCGGCCGGGCGATGGGGTTCGATGCGGAGGGGCCGGTCAGCGCCCTCACGGAAGAGCAGTTGGATGCGGTTTTGCACGGGTTGGGCAAGCCGATCACCGTTCAAATGCAGTATGCCAAGACGACCCGGGAGTTCAATACCAAGTGGGATGGCGTGTTGAACGTGCTCAAAAAGAAATATGAGCAGACCGAAAGCGAATGGGTCAAAGCCGACCTGGCGCAATACATGCGGACCCGTCCTTGCCCGGCATGCGGTGGCAAGCGACTGAAGCCGGAGAGTCTTTGCGTGAAATTGGCGATGCGCGACATCAGCGAAATCACAGACATGAGCGTGGGCGACGCCTTCCAATTCTTTGAAGGTCTGTGGGAAAAACTCAATGAGCGCCAGCGGACGATCGGCGAGCGGGCAGTGAAAGAGATCCGGGAACGCCTGGGATTTTTGAACGATGTGGGCTTGAGTTACTTGAATCTCAGCCGGTCGGCAAATACCTTGGCCGGGGGGGAAGCCCAGCGGATCCGCCTGGCCACGCAGATCGGGAGCGGGTTGATGGGGTGCCTTTATGTCCTAGACGAACCTTCGATCGGCTTGCACCAACGCGACAACGCCAAGCTCATCGAAACCCTGGTGAGGCTGCGTGATTTGGGTAATACGGTGATTGTCGTCGAGCACGACGAAGACACGATGCGGGCTGCCGACTGGCTAATCGACATCGGGCCCGCGGCCGGAGAACATGGCGGGAAGATTGTGAACGAAGGTCCGTATGAAGACTTTGTGAAGCGCGATTCGCCGACGTCGCGCTACCTGACCGGAGCCGACCGGATCGAGGTTCCCAAGCAGCGCCGGAAACCGCGTTCGGCCAACCCGCTCGGCAAGCAGGGGAAAAAGTGA
- a CDS encoding M56 family metallopeptidase — protein sequence MNWWSAIMEAVPAMGLFAGAVGLLLWVALALPGISARGKMGLALGLVGCGVFGSQVVGIVGNASFVPGPPVFKYGPSRAEIDDKVSARVWALSDAQAVKSPGDWMRATDAERAKYLPPRDATWFYIGGMAVGVLSVAAFALRARKALGCSRVAPDWILEILGEVDQSPAKGRECLLALSDSATVPWSLAPKWIVLPSAAIDWPEQEVRLALRHEVAHLRKGHGFATLGAALLACLGWCFPWMWPLPRLIRNLAERAADESVLAHGGDRIAYAELLLRLGREVSGVPRTALPMVESGGLKSRVSQILHGRLESKDWGRRGVVAGIFLASLLGLMIGLSARSYGMQSVAGTKPYQRILELTPQNRFRAKDRDGFTCQVESLVQMRDGKLMRWTPAGGWVQNTEELGLYQGSIESGNVLLTAKIDGWPSIEGDRAYSLSNGNAVAWDGRVSTMIYSLNVARGLTDLVYSRSPWQEVGRMELGGVPQGRIAGFKGLKFRQMDQISRNDLAEHEFLVDYGQIMVPSTPPFEFSYDWQVIDRGATDRRVVFVMKDGRREATRQFMVDQRASMRETWRAYVDGKDVAAVVMEERPVLRLDISGLPCAQ from the coding sequence GTGAACTGGTGGAGCGCGATTATGGAGGCCGTTCCTGCGATGGGGCTGTTTGCCGGTGCGGTCGGCTTGCTTTTGTGGGTTGCGTTGGCCTTGCCTGGCATTTCCGCCCGCGGGAAGATGGGTTTGGCCTTGGGTTTGGTTGGTTGCGGGGTTTTTGGATCGCAGGTCGTGGGAATAGTGGGGAATGCCAGTTTCGTCCCAGGGCCACCGGTATTCAAATACGGTCCCAGCCGCGCCGAAATCGACGACAAAGTTTCGGCACGCGTGTGGGCGTTATCGGACGCGCAGGCCGTGAAGAGCCCCGGTGATTGGATGCGGGCAACCGATGCGGAGCGGGCCAAATACTTGCCGCCAAGAGACGCGACCTGGTTCTACATCGGCGGGATGGCAGTGGGGGTTCTCTCCGTCGCGGCATTTGCCCTGAGAGCCCGCAAGGCCCTTGGATGTTCGCGCGTCGCCCCTGATTGGATTTTGGAAATTCTAGGCGAAGTCGACCAGTCGCCGGCGAAGGGTCGGGAATGCCTCTTGGCTTTGTCTGACTCGGCGACGGTGCCGTGGTCTTTGGCTCCGAAGTGGATCGTATTGCCATCTGCGGCCATCGATTGGCCGGAGCAAGAGGTGCGCTTGGCTTTGAGGCATGAGGTCGCCCACTTGCGCAAGGGTCACGGCTTTGCTACGTTGGGTGCTGCCCTGCTGGCCTGCTTGGGTTGGTGCTTCCCTTGGATGTGGCCTCTGCCCCGATTGATCCGCAACCTGGCAGAGCGCGCCGCCGACGAATCTGTGTTGGCGCACGGCGGCGACCGGATCGCTTATGCCGAGCTGCTCCTGCGGCTGGGCCGGGAAGTCTCGGGGGTTCCCCGAACCGCCCTGCCCATGGTTGAATCGGGCGGGCTCAAATCCCGGGTCTCGCAAATCTTGCATGGCCGCCTCGAGAGCAAGGATTGGGGGCGGCGCGGCGTGGTGGCCGGCATTTTTCTCGCGTCCCTGCTCGGCCTGATGATCGGGTTGAGCGCGCGTAGCTATGGGATGCAATCTGTGGCGGGAACAAAGCCTTACCAGCGGATTCTGGAATTGACGCCCCAAAACAGGTTCCGGGCCAAAGATCGGGACGGGTTCACCTGCCAGGTTGAGAGCCTCGTCCAGATGAGGGATGGAAAGCTGATGAGGTGGACCCCTGCTGGAGGCTGGGTTCAGAACACCGAGGAACTGGGCCTCTACCAGGGGAGCATCGAATCCGGCAACGTGTTATTGACGGCGAAAATCGACGGATGGCCGTCGATCGAGGGCGACCGGGCGTACTCCCTCTCAAATGGGAATGCGGTCGCCTGGGATGGCCGGGTTTCCACGATGATTTACAGCCTGAACGTCGCTCGGGGGCTGACAGACCTCGTGTATTCGCGTTCGCCGTGGCAAGAGGTTGGCCGGATGGAGTTGGGCGGGGTGCCACAAGGGCGGATCGCCGGATTCAAAGGATTGAAGTTCCGGCAAATGGATCAAATCAGCCGCAACGACTTGGCGGAACATGAGTTCTTGGTCGATTACGGGCAGATCATGGTACCGAGCACCCCGCCATTCGAGTTCAGTTACGATTGGCAAGTGATCGACAGGGGGGCAACGGACCGGAGGGTCGTGTTTGTGATGAAAGATGGTCGCCGGGAAGCCACACGACAGTTCATGGTGGATCAGCGGGCTTCGATGCGGGAAACTTGGCGCGCCTATGTTGACGGGAAGGATGTGGCCGCGGTTGTGATGGAAGAACGCCCCGTTCTGCGGCTGGACATTTCCGGTTTGCCCTGTGCGCAATGA
- a CDS encoding BlaI/MecI/CopY family transcriptional regulator, whose product MTRFSKREQQIMESVYRLGRATVSDVIGQLADPPSYSSIRAQLRILEEKGHLRHEEVDGKYVYFPVESPKAAGKGMLGRVVDAFFGGSHGAAALSLLGDDRTRLTEAEITELEALIARAKEGTE is encoded by the coding sequence ATGACACGGTTTTCCAAACGGGAGCAACAGATCATGGAATCGGTTTATCGGCTTGGCCGAGCGACGGTTTCGGATGTGATCGGTCAGTTGGCCGACCCGCCGAGTTATAGTTCCATTCGGGCCCAACTGCGGATCCTGGAAGAAAAGGGGCATCTCCGCCATGAGGAGGTTGACGGCAAATATGTGTATTTCCCGGTCGAAAGCCCAAAGGCGGCAGGAAAAGGGATGTTGGGCCGGGTGGTGGACGCTTTTTTTGGCGGGAGTCATGGGGCCGCCGCCCTCAGCTTGTTGGGGGATGACCGCACACGCCTGACCGAGGCCGAGATCACCGAACTCGAAGCCCTGATCGCCCGGGCCAAGGAGGGTACGGAGTGA